From Leucoraja erinacea ecotype New England unplaced genomic scaffold, Leri_hhj_1 Leri_902S, whole genome shotgun sequence, a single genomic window includes:
- the LOC129695010 gene encoding uncharacterized protein LOC129695010 yields the protein MEAAIAEADTIEAGLIEEQGSRNRSPSPARPQNQHERTLDYVIEKPSIKSSQHVTDYDIESGSIVFCSLPPIHQTKSNLASSFHSHHNPSNVQGNAEHKLEDRKPTATFLHSGSNNYPQATNDINPTTMDLARYLARNQLVTTGLTAFNDTPEKYWAWRSSFQNAIEGLGLSPREELDLLVKWLGKESSEQATRIKAVNMRNPKAGLKMAWQRLEETCGSPESIEHALFTKLENFPRITIKEPYKLRELGDLLSEIECGKG from the coding sequence atggaagcagccatTGCAGAGGCCGACACCATAGAAGCAGGTTTAATAGAAGAACAAGGGTCACGTAATAGATCACCGAGCCCTGCTCGCCCTCAAAACCAGCACGAGCGTACTCTGGACTACGTCATAGAGAAACCCAGCATAAAGTCAAGCCAACATGTCACTGATTATGATATCGAGAGTGGTAGCATAGTATTTTGCTCATTGCCGCCCATTCACCAGACCAAATCTAATCTGGCCAGTTCATTTCATAGTCATCACAACCCCAGTAATGTGCAAGGAAACGCGGAGCATAAATTGGAGGATAGAAAGCCAACGGCAACCTTTCTGCACAGCGGCTCTAACAACTATCCTCAAGCCACCAACGATATCAATCCCACCACCATGGACCTCGCCAGATACCTTGCCCGTAACCAGCTCGTTACAACAGGATTGACGGCCTTTAACGACACGCCTGAGAAATACTGGGCTTGGAGATCCTCCTTCCAAAACGCCATAGAAGGCCTGggcctttcacccagagaggagcTCGATCTTTTGGTAAAATGGCTTGGGAAAGAATCCTCGGAGCAGGCAACAAGAATTAAGGCTGTCAACATGAGGAATCCAAAAGCAGGTTTGAAGATGGCTTGGCAGAGGCTCGAAGAAACTTGTGGTTCACCCGAGTCTATTGAGCATGCCCTCTTTACCAAGCTTGAGAACTTTCCCAGGATCACCATCAAAGAGCCATACAAGCTACGTGAGCTCGGGGACCTTCTGTCAGAAATCGAATGCGGCAAAGGTTGA